Proteins encoded in a region of the Isoalcanivorax pacificus W11-5 genome:
- a CDS encoding fumarylacetoacetate hydrolase family protein, with amino-acid sequence MMYVHKWIDGSEIGLPVGKAVCVGRNYAEHARELGNEVPTEPLLFIKPATALCDLNEPLVLPQDRGAVHHEVEIVVLIGAPLTRASVDEAHAAIAGYGVGLDLTLRDVQNALKEKAQPWEKAKAFDGAAPVSGFVEARGVSTRQNLSIMLEVNDDVRQHGHSGQMLFPIFPLVAEISRHFTLLPGDLVYTGTPAGVGPLASGDRLVVKLGNFLAVRTSVA; translated from the coding sequence ATGATGTACGTACACAAGTGGATTGATGGCAGTGAAATCGGGCTGCCGGTAGGCAAGGCCGTCTGCGTGGGCCGCAACTATGCAGAACACGCCCGCGAGCTGGGCAACGAAGTGCCGACCGAGCCGCTGCTGTTCATCAAGCCGGCCACCGCGCTGTGCGATTTGAATGAGCCGCTGGTGCTGCCGCAGGATCGGGGTGCCGTGCATCACGAAGTGGAAATCGTCGTGCTGATCGGTGCGCCACTGACCCGTGCTTCGGTGGACGAGGCGCATGCGGCGATTGCCGGCTATGGCGTCGGCCTGGACCTGACGTTGCGTGATGTGCAGAACGCATTGAAAGAGAAAGCCCAGCCGTGGGAAAAGGCCAAGGCCTTCGACGGCGCCGCACCGGTGTCGGGGTTTGTCGAGGCGCGCGGCGTCTCCACCCGCCAGAACCTCAGCATCATGCTGGAAGTGAACGACGACGTGCGCCAGCATGGCCACAGCGGCCAGATGCTGTTCCCGATCTTTCCGCTGGTGGCAGAGATCAGCCGGCACTTCACCCTGCTGCCGGGCGATCTGGTCTACACCGGCACCCCGGCGGGTGTCGGACCACTGGCCAGCGGCGACAGGCTGGTGGTGAAGCTGGGGAATTTTCTTGCAGTGCGCAC